The genome window GCGGCCCTGGACCGTGAACTGAAACGGAAGGGGTGGCGGCTCCGGGACCGCCTCGACGGCGACCGCGACGTGGTGAGCCCGCGACTGGGCCTGGTCACCTACGCCGGTTTCTGGACCCGAAAACCCGGTGAACTGTCGTCCGACCTGACCGGCTGCGAGGCGGTGGAGCTGGTTTCCTTCTCCGAGAACGGCGCGGTAACCGTGCTGGATGCCCGGGGCGGGCGGGCCCGGGTCGAGCACCGGGACGGGCGTTTCGCTTACCGGCAACTCTCCGGCGATCCCCTGGGTCTCGAAACGGTTTTAGGTGGCTTGCACCCGGACGCCGAGGGTTTCTACGACGAGGCCGACCTCTTCCGGGCCACGGCGGCGCACCCCTGGCCGGACCCCCTGCGCCGCCTCTGGCGGGCGCACGTCGATCTCGTGGACAAGCCCCCGGACGTGGTGGTGTCGCTGAAGGACGCTTGGTACGTGGGGTCGGGTTTCCTGTCGCGGATGGTGTCCATCCGGTCCACCCACGGCGGGCTGAATTACGCCAACAGCGCCGCCTTCGCCTTCAGCACCGCGGGGCCCCTCCCGGAAAACCTCCGCACCGAGGACCTCCCCGCTGCCATGCGTCGCCTCACGGGCCGCCCGTGGCCGCGGTAGACGCGGATGCGGTCCTCCGTTGCGAGCTTGGCGCCTTGGCGGGAGCCGATCCGAATCCTGATCTCGCAAAGACAAACGGATCGCCAGGGAGGCGGCCAAAGGGCACGAAAACTCGCCTTCACCCAGTCACCGCACCGCCGGAAGAGACCTTCCGGAATATCTCTCTCACAGAGGCACGGGGGCACGGAGAAATGCAAATCGTATTGAATGGAATCAACAATCCTTATGATTCTTCTCCGTGCCTCAGTGCCTCCGTGAGATCCGAACCCGGTTTTTTTGCGAGGTCGTCAATTCTGATGCGGCCGCAAAAAGTCGCGAAAGGGAGATTTCCCGCGAATAACACGAATATACGCGAATTTATAACACGAATAATATCTATTGATTGTTGATTTCTGATTCGCGTTCATTCGCGTGATTCGCGGGTAAATTGCGACTTTTTGCGGGGGTGTCAATTCTGAATTCTGGATTCTGGATTCCTCGTTCGTGTGGTTCATGGTTCAATTTCCGTGCATCTCGTGGTCGGCCGGGCCGCAGGCCTTGCAGGGGTAGTCGCCGCAGGCGAGGCACAGCGTCCGTTTGCACCGGGGGCAGAGCGGCGCGCAGTCGGGGCAGAGGGCGTGCCCCGCCAGGCATCGCAGGGTCGCCGGTTGAGCGCAGTTGGCGCACACGGGCACGCAGACCGGGCACCGGTTCACGCCGCAGGCCAGGCAGAGAAGCTTGCCGCACGTGGGACAGACCGCCGAACAGTCCGGGCAGACCCGGTGACCGGCCTCGCAGGTCCGTTCGGCCGGCGCGCCGCAGTTGGCGCAGGCCCCGTCCCCCGCCTGTTCCCCGCGGGCGTGGGATTCGAGGTCCACGAAGATCTCCTCGCGGGTCAGGGGCAAAGACGCCGCGTTCTCCTCGGCCCAGCGCGCCGCCTGCCCGTTGAGCGGGCTCTTCACGTTGTAGCTCTGGAAGACGAGCATCTCCCCGATCCGCTGGACCAGCGACGGGAGGGGCTCGCCGGCGGTCCAGGTGTCGCCGATGCAGATGGCGTGGGGGGCGATGTTGGGGTGGAACACCGGCGTCAGCATCCGGCAGAGGGGGGCGTCCCGGGGGTAGCCCAGGGGCAGGAACACCTCCACCCGGTGCTCGCCCGCCACCTCCACCCTCTCGTCCACGGAGCGGAGCGAGGGCAGGAGCAGGACGAAGCGGTATCGCTCGGGCGGGTTGCCCGTCACCCCCTCGATGCGGATCCGGGGGTGCAGCCGGACCAGGCGCTTGATGGCTTCGTAATCGGCTTGAAGGCGTCGAAGGCGTACGGTGCTCACGGCACGGCTCCTTTTCTCAGGAATTCGTCGATGGCCGCCGGGTCCCCTTTCTCCAGCGCGGACAGGATCGCCTCCATCATCTCCGTCGGGAGGCTGATGCACTCGAAGGACCCGTCCCGGCCGGCGGCGGCCCACGTGTTGATGCCCACCAGGCGGCCGTCCACGTCGTACAGCCCGCCCCCGCTGTCGCCCGGGTTGGCGGGGAGGGAGGCGCGCAGCAGGGTGCACACGCCCCCGGAGGGGAGCCGGTGCGGCTCCCGCTTCAGCACCAGCCCGCTCCGGCTGAGCCACCCGCTGCGCATCGGGTTCGGGATGAAGAACACCGGGCTCCCGGCGACCAGGAGGTCGGTGTCCCGGGAGAAGGGGACCGGCGGGGGCGGGTCCTGGACAGGGAATTCGACGGCGGCGAGGTCGATGGGGGGCGGGGCCGCCCAGCGGACGAAGCCCGGCCCCTGCCGCCCGTCGGACAGGATCACCCACGCCGGCGGCACCGACCGGGGGTCGCGCCGCGCGGCCGCGGTGATCCAGGGGATGGCCACGTGGCTGCAGGTGACGATCCAGGCGCGCCCGTTCACCGCGGCCACCACCACGCCCGACCCCAGGCTGAAGTCCCGGGCGTCGCCGTGCTCGTCGGGGCTGAGGATGACCGCCGTGGCCCGCTTCGCGAGGCGGACGTGACCGGGGTCGCCTTCCGCGGGGAGGGGCGGGACGGTGGTGAAGGACCACCCCAAGGCGCCCCCGTACCCGTTCCAGAACGTCAAGCCGAGGATGGCCAGCCCGAGCCCGGCGGGGAGCGGCGCCCAGTGGAGCAGCAGCGTCCAGGCGCGGCGCGGTCGCCAGTCCCGGTTCGCCCACAGGAGCAGGGCGGCCGCGGCCAGAGCGGCGAGGCCGCCCCAGGCGGCCGTCATCCGGGCGTGGCCGGTCAGGGCGCCGAGGATGTCGTCGATGGGGCCGATGGGCAGTGGCCGGTAGAACCGGACGATCTCGACGGCGGCGAGGACCGCGGCGCCCCAGGCCGTCGCCAGCAGCCCCAGGCGCCACCCCGACCGAGGGTCCGCCGGTCGCGCCTGGCGCTTCGCCGCCCGCTCCGCCGCCTCGATGTCCGCCCGGGTGACGACGAGCTTTTCACCGGCCCGGTCCCAGGCGGCTTCGGCCTCGCACTCCGCGCAGACGGCGCCGCCGGCGAGCTGCACCGGGCTTTTCCGGCGGCAGCGCGGGCAGACCGTCACTCCCGGGGCGAAGCGCGTCATCTCACCACCCGGCCCCGATCAGGATGAGCACGAGGGCGTGGACCACCGCCAGGGCCCCCGACCCGTAACCCAGCACGAGGAAGGCCCCGCCCTCCCCCTCGAGGAGGCGCCGGTTCAGGTGGGCGTAGACGGCGTTCCCCGCCCCGACGAAGGGGGAAAGGAACGCGACGAGCGACAGGACGAACAGGACCAGGAGCAACCGCCGGGCAGCCTTCTTTCGCC of Acidobacteriota bacterium contains these proteins:
- a CDS encoding trypsin-like peptidase domain-containing protein; amino-acid sequence: MTRFAPGVTVCPRCRRKSPVQLAGGAVCAECEAEAAWDRAGEKLVVTRADIEAAERAAKRQARPADPRSGWRLGLLATAWGAAVLAAVEIVRFYRPLPIGPIDDILGALTGHARMTAAWGGLAALAAAALLLWANRDWRPRRAWTLLLHWAPLPAGLGLAILGLTFWNGYGGALGWSFTTVPPLPAEGDPGHVRLAKRATAVILSPDEHGDARDFSLGSGVVVAAVNGRAWIVTCSHVAIPWITAAARRDPRSVPPAWVILSDGRQGPGFVRWAAPPPIDLAAVEFPVQDPPPPVPFSRDTDLLVAGSPVFFIPNPMRSGWLSRSGLVLKREPHRLPSGGVCTLLRASLPANPGDSGGGLYDVDGRLVGINTWAAAGRDGSFECISLPTEMMEAILSALEKGDPAAIDEFLRKGAVP